A single region of the Neisseria zoodegmatis genome encodes:
- a CDS encoding M3 family metallopeptidase codes for MSNVLLNLADEPRFDRIQTADIRPAMEAAMTEARAEIAAVKAQSDITWENTVEKLTDLTERVGRIWGVVAHLNSVADTPELRAVYNELMPEVTVFFTEIGQDIELYERFKAIKNSPEFAKLDAAQQTKLNHDLRDFVLSGAELPPEQQAEFAALQTEGAQLGAQFSQNVLDATDAFALYFDDDSQLSGLPEDAMAMFAAAAQAEGKEGYKIGLQMPHYIAVMQYADNRELRENIYRAYVTRASELSDEGKFDNTANISRRLEIALQEAKLLGFANFAELSLATKMAETPQQVLDFLHDLARRAKPFAEKDLAEVQAFARETLGIADPQSWDLTYASEKLRQAKYAFSETEVKKYFPVGKVLAGLFAQVNRLYGVNFIEKTVPVWHPDVRYFELEKGGSIIGGVYLDLFAREGKRGGAWMNDYRGRRRFISGNRIGQTQTPVAYLVCNFTPPVNGKESRLSHDEIITLYHETGHGLHHLLTQVDELGVSGINGVEWDAVELPSQFMENFAWEYDVLAEMSSHEDNGAALPRELFDKMVAAKNFQRGMFLVRQMEFALFDMLIYSESDEGRLKNWAQVLENVRKEVAVIQPPAYNRFANSFSHIFAGGYSAGYYSYAWAEVLSADAYAAFEESDDIKATGKRFWMEILAVGGSRSAMESFKAFRGREPEIDALLRHSGFDVEAA; via the coding sequence ATGAGCAACGTATTACTGAACCTCGCCGACGAACCCCGTTTCGACCGCATCCAAACCGCCGACATCCGCCCCGCGATGGAAGCCGCCATGACCGAAGCGCGCGCGGAAATCGCCGCCGTTAAAGCCCAAAGCGACATCACTTGGGAAAACACCGTTGAAAAACTTACCGACCTCACCGAGCGCGTGGGCCGTATTTGGGGCGTGGTGGCACATTTGAATTCCGTGGCCGACACGCCCGAATTACGCGCCGTGTACAACGAATTGATGCCCGAAGTAACCGTATTCTTTACCGAAATCGGCCAAGACATCGAGCTGTACGAACGCTTCAAAGCAATTAAAAACTCGCCCGAATTCGCCAAACTCGATGCCGCCCAGCAAACCAAACTCAACCACGACCTGCGCGACTTCGTATTAAGCGGTGCCGAACTGCCGCCCGAACAGCAGGCCGAGTTTGCCGCACTGCAAACCGAAGGCGCACAGCTCGGCGCGCAGTTCTCGCAAAACGTGCTCGATGCCACCGATGCGTTCGCGCTTTATTTCGACGACGACAGCCAACTCTCCGGCCTGCCCGAAGACGCGATGGCCATGTTCGCCGCCGCAGCCCAAGCCGAAGGCAAGGAAGGCTACAAAATCGGCCTGCAAATGCCGCACTACATCGCCGTGATGCAATACGCCGACAACCGCGAATTGCGCGAAAACATCTACCGCGCCTACGTTACCCGCGCCAGCGAATTGAGCGACGAAGGCAAGTTCGACAACACCGCCAACATCAGTCGCCGCTTGGAAATCGCCTTGCAGGAAGCCAAACTGCTGGGTTTTGCCAACTTCGCCGAACTTTCGCTCGCCACCAAAATGGCCGAAACCCCGCAGCAAGTGCTGGATTTCCTGCACGACTTGGCCCGCCGCGCCAAACCGTTCGCCGAAAAAGACTTGGCCGAAGTGCAGGCGTTCGCGCGCGAAACCTTGGGCATTGCCGACCCGCAATCGTGGGATCTGACCTACGCCAGTGAAAAGCTGCGCCAAGCCAAATACGCTTTTAGCGAAACCGAAGTGAAAAAATACTTCCCCGTCGGCAAAGTGCTGGCCGGCCTGTTTGCCCAAGTCAACCGTTTGTACGGCGTGAACTTCATTGAAAAAACCGTACCCGTGTGGCACCCCGACGTGCGCTATTTCGAGCTGGAAAAAGGCGGCTCGATCATCGGCGGCGTGTATCTCGACCTGTTTGCCCGCGAAGGCAAACGCGGCGGTGCTTGGATGAACGACTACCGCGGCCGCCGCCGTTTCATCTCCGGCAACCGCATCGGCCAAACCCAAACGCCGGTGGCTTATCTGGTGTGCAACTTCACCCCGCCCGTGAACGGCAAAGAATCGCGCCTCAGCCACGACGAAATCATCACGCTCTACCACGAAACCGGCCACGGCCTGCACCACCTGCTCACGCAAGTCGACGAATTGGGTGTTTCCGGCATCAACGGCGTGGAATGGGATGCAGTCGAACTGCCGAGCCAGTTTATGGAAAACTTTGCGTGGGAATACGACGTGCTGGCGGAAATGTCGTCGCACGAAGACAACGGAGCCGCCCTGCCGCGCGAATTGTTCGACAAAATGGTGGCGGCGAAAAACTTCCAGCGCGGCATGTTCCTCGTACGCCAAATGGAATTTGCCCTGTTCGACATGCTGATTTACAGCGAAAGCGACGAAGGCCGTCTGAAAAACTGGGCGCAGGTGTTGGAAAACGTGCGTAAAGAAGTAGCCGTTATCCAGCCGCCTGCCTACAACCGCTTTGCCAACAGCTTCAGCCATATCTTCGCCGGCGGCTATTCGGCAGGCTATTACAGCTACGCATGGGCGGAAGTGCTGTCGGCCGATGCCTACGCCGCCTTTGAAGAAAGCGACGACATCAAAGCCACCGGCAAACGCTTCTGGATGGAAATCCTCGCCGTGGGCGGTTCACGCAGCGCGATGGAATCGTTCAAAGCCTTCCGCGGCCGCGAACCTGAAATCGACGCGTTGCTGCGTCACAGCGGGTTTGATGTAGAAGCCGCTTGA
- the xth gene encoding exodeoxyribonuclease III, with amino-acid sequence MKIATWNVNSLNVRLPQVQDWLQQHSPDVLVLQELKLDQDKYPAAVFQMGGWHTVWSGQKTYNGVAIISKEAPQDVHTGLPALPDDPQRRVIAATVNGVRVINVYCVNGEAPDSPKFQYKEQWFAALTEFVRDEMSSYEKLVLLGDFNIAPTDLDCYDPEKWREKIHCTSIERSWFQKLLDLGLTDSLRHRHPEEVMYTWWDYRGAMFQRKQGLRIDHLLITPALRDALQDVQVDLEARAQERPSDHAPVWAEFAV; translated from the coding sequence ATGAAAATCGCTACTTGGAACGTAAATTCCCTCAATGTGCGCCTGCCGCAGGTGCAGGATTGGCTGCAACAGCACAGCCCCGACGTATTGGTTTTGCAGGAACTCAAGCTCGACCAAGACAAATACCCCGCCGCCGTTTTCCAAATGGGCGGCTGGCATACCGTGTGGAGCGGTCAAAAAACCTATAACGGCGTGGCCATCATCAGCAAAGAAGCCCCGCAAGACGTGCACACCGGCCTGCCCGCGCTGCCCGACGACCCGCAGCGGCGCGTGATTGCCGCCACCGTTAACGGCGTGCGCGTGATCAACGTATATTGCGTGAACGGCGAAGCACCCGACAGCCCGAAATTCCAATATAAAGAACAATGGTTCGCCGCGCTGACCGAATTTGTGCGCGATGAGATGAGCAGCTACGAAAAGCTGGTGTTGCTGGGCGATTTCAATATCGCTCCCACCGATTTGGATTGCTACGACCCCGAAAAATGGCGTGAAAAAATCCATTGCACCAGTATCGAGCGGTCGTGGTTCCAAAAACTGCTCGATTTAGGGCTGACCGACAGCCTGCGCCACCGCCATCCCGAAGAAGTGATGTACACATGGTGGGATTACCGCGGCGCGATGTTCCAACGCAAACAGGGTTTGCGTATCGACCACCTGCTGATTACCCCCGCCTTGCGCGATGCCCTGCAAGACGTGCAGGTGGATTTGGAAGCCCGCGCACAAGAACGCCCCAGCGACCATGCGCCGGTGTGGGCGGAGTTTGCCGTTTAA
- a CDS encoding MBL fold metallo-hydrolase: MYSRFFKPKFFLNLMLALAAVPAAAHAAQCTNAGLDVVVLGSGGPELSDKRASTGYLVRENGKARFIIDFGAGSSLNFERAGGDIKDLEALLFTHFHVDHSNDLPALVKASYFSERNRDLPVYGPTGNHAIPTTPLFVERQFGEKGVYPYLSDFLTGEAAFALKPIAVNADKKQPKLFETKLGGFTLKAIPVEHGLLPSLGWRIEKNGCSVTMSGDTSNIGKTLDVLAKNTDVFIAHNAVPETARDKIALKLHMTPSEIGRIAQTTGSRSVVLSHFMRRTENVKPATSAAIRKTYQGKLAFAQDCDIYSLKTGMKTGSCKR; the protein is encoded by the coding sequence ATGTACTCACGATTTTTCAAACCCAAATTTTTTCTCAATCTCATGCTCGCGCTCGCCGCCGTGCCTGCCGCCGCACACGCCGCGCAGTGCACGAATGCCGGCTTGGACGTGGTGGTGCTCGGTTCGGGTGGCCCCGAATTGAGCGACAAACGCGCTTCCACCGGCTATCTAGTGCGTGAAAACGGCAAGGCCCGTTTCATTATCGACTTCGGCGCAGGCTCTTCACTCAACTTCGAGCGTGCGGGCGGCGACATCAAAGACTTGGAAGCCCTGCTGTTTACCCATTTCCATGTCGATCATTCCAACGACTTGCCCGCATTGGTCAAAGCCTCGTATTTTTCCGAACGTAACCGCGACTTGCCGGTTTATGGCCCCACCGGAAACCACGCCATCCCGACCACGCCGTTATTTGTAGAGCGGCAGTTCGGCGAAAAAGGCGTTTATCCGTATTTGTCGGACTTCCTCACCGGTGAAGCCGCGTTCGCCTTGAAGCCGATAGCGGTTAACGCCGATAAAAAACAGCCCAAACTGTTTGAAACCAAGCTCGGCGGCTTTACCTTGAAAGCCATTCCCGTAGAACACGGTTTGCTGCCTTCTTTGGGTTGGCGCATCGAGAAAAACGGCTGCTCCGTAACCATGTCGGGCGATACCAGCAACATCGGTAAAACTTTGGACGTGTTGGCGAAGAATACGGATGTTTTCATCGCCCACAATGCCGTGCCGGAAACCGCGCGCGACAAAATCGCCTTGAAACTGCACATGACGCCGTCTGAAATCGGCCGCATCGCCCAAACTACCGGCAGCCGCAGCGTGGTGTTGTCGCACTTTATGCGCCGTACCGAAAACGTGAAGCCCGCCACTTCCGCCGCCATCCGCAAAACCTACCAAGGCAAGCTGGCGTTTGCGCAAGACTGCGATATTTATTCGCTCAAAACCGGCATGAAAACCGGAAGCTGCAAGCGGTAA
- a CDS encoding ArsR/SmtB family transcription factor — MQLKLIAHPQRLAIAKLLLESEHSAAEIAQATGIHVTTVSNHLNKMRSGGAVDFTRYHRVMQYRLTSPLIVAVLRAVQENGGGKEAV, encoded by the coding sequence ATGCAGCTCAAGCTGATTGCCCATCCGCAGCGGCTGGCCATTGCGAAGCTGCTGCTGGAAAGCGAACATAGCGCCGCGGAAATTGCCCAAGCAACGGGCATTCATGTTACCACCGTGTCCAACCATTTGAATAAAATGCGCAGCGGCGGCGCGGTTGATTTCACGCGCTACCACCGTGTGATGCAATACCGGCTCACTTCGCCGCTGATTGTCGCCGTGCTCCGTGCCGTGCAGGAAAACGGCGGTGGCAAAGAGGCCGTCTGA
- a CDS encoding OmpA family protein gives MKLLKPFTVLAATSALMLSGCVTDPVTGQQKMSKTAMYGLGGAAACGIVGALTHGGKGARNSALACGAVGAGVGGYMDYQEKKLRESLANTNVEVERQGNQIKLIMPESVTFATNSATLSGNAMDALNKAAETLVQYHDTTLTIAGHTDNTGNDAINEPLSQRRAQSVADYLNRRGVAASRLSTIGYGSRQPVAGNDTPEGRAKNRRVEILINPDQNAIRAAQQQ, from the coding sequence ATGAAACTGTTGAAACCCTTCACCGTATTGGCCGCAACCTCCGCACTGATGCTTTCAGGTTGCGTTACCGACCCTGTAACCGGCCAGCAAAAAATGAGCAAAACCGCCATGTACGGCTTGGGCGGCGCGGCAGCCTGCGGCATCGTCGGCGCATTGACCCACGGCGGCAAAGGCGCGCGTAACTCGGCTTTGGCTTGCGGCGCAGTCGGTGCAGGCGTCGGCGGCTACATGGATTATCAAGAGAAAAAACTGCGCGAAAGCTTAGCCAATACCAACGTGGAAGTAGAACGCCAAGGCAACCAAATCAAACTGATCATGCCTGAAAGCGTAACTTTCGCTACCAACAGCGCCACGCTGAGCGGCAATGCTATGGATGCGTTGAACAAAGCGGCTGAAACGCTGGTTCAATACCACGACACCACGCTGACCATCGCCGGCCACACCGACAACACCGGTAACGACGCGATTAACGAGCCGCTGTCGCAACGCCGCGCCCAATCCGTAGCCGACTATCTGAACCGCCGCGGCGTAGCCGCTTCACGCCTCAGCACCATCGGTTACGGTTCGCGCCAACCGGTAGCGGGTAACGACACGCCCGAAGGCCGCGCGAAAAACCGTCGCGTAGAAATCTTGATCAATCCTGATCAAAACGCCATTCGCGCCGCCCAGCAACAATAA